From a region of the Zingiber officinale cultivar Zhangliang chromosome 10B, Zo_v1.1, whole genome shotgun sequence genome:
- the LOC122029669 gene encoding uncharacterized protein LOC122029669 gives MLHSTIRRHPLLPLPQLHRIFFATSTSSPLSGGGTSSREPHFMVEYLVNSCGLSVEEASKASKHLAHLRSTENPNAVLAFFRSQGIDGANLRKMISWKPACLCYNVESSLTPKFQFLRDLGWSKSDLVDVIMRNPTIIFFNIQHTLVPRLNVWENLFGSRELLLKNIRKGSWFLNTRCENVVRLNLNFLRDECDIPLERASFVLKKQPTFIVQNPNSLRALVDRAEGMGFTRRSRMSLWILDILFKTSREKLDAHSKLMSNFGWSNSEFCTAIGKKPCFLNLSTDILRIKMEFLIKDIGFTPSSIAEQPSLLVFSLKKRMIPRFQVMKIIKSEGLWTSKDKLHTFFIMQDPKFLKKYILPYKDKFPKLLEVL, from the coding sequence ATGCTCCACTCGACCATCCGCCgccatcctcttcttcctttgCCCCAACTCCACCGCATTTTCTtcgccacctccacctcctcccccTTGTCAGGCGGCGGCACCTCTTCTCGCGAGCCTCACTTCATGGTCGAGTATCTCGTGAACTCGTGCGGACTCTCTGTGGAGGAGGCGTCGAAGGCCTCCAAGCACCTCGCGCATCTCCGATCGACGGAGAATCCCAACGCTGTTCTTGCTTTCTTCAGATCTCAAGGCATTGATGGCGCTAATCTCCGGAAGATGATATCCTGGAAACCAGCGTGCCTCTGCTACAATGTGGAATCAAGCCTCACCCCGAAGTTTCAATTTTTACGCGACCTGGGGTGGTCAAAATCCGACCTCGTTGATGTCATTATGAGGAACCCCACCATCATATTCTTCAACATCCAGCATACTCTTGTCCCCAGATTGAATGTATGGGAAAACCTCTTTGGATCCAGGGAGCTGCTCCTCAAGAATATTAGGAAGGGGAGTTGGTTTTTGAACACCAGGTGTGAGAATGTGGTACGTCTTAACCTGAACTTCTTACGGGATGAGTGTGATATTCCTCTCGAAAGGGCATCATTTGTCCTCAAAAAGCAACCAACTTTCATTGTACAAAACCCAAACTCATTACGGGCTTTGGTAGATCGAGCGGAGGGAATGGGATTTACTAGGAGATCTCGAATGTCCCTCTGGATCCTTGACATTCTGTTTAAGACCAGCAGAGAAAAACTTGATGCGCACTCCAAGCTCATGAGCAACTTTGGGTGGTCGAACTCGGAGTTCTGTACTGCGATTGGAAAAAAACCTTGCTTTTTAAATCTTTCCACTGATATCTTACGGATAAAGATGGAATTTTTGATCAAGGACATTGGGTTCACCCCATCCAGCATTGCTGAACAGCCGTCACTTTTAGTATTCAGTTTGAAGAAGAGGATGATTCCTCGATTTCAGGTGATGAAGATAATAAAATCAGAAGGGTTGTGGACTTCAAAAGACAAACTACATACATTTTTCATAATGCAAGACCCAAAATTTCTGAAGAAGTATATTCTTCCTTACAAAGATAAATTCCCCAAACTTCTGGAGGTCTTGTGA